The region CTTGAAAAGTCGTTTGGGTTTATTACGCTTAGTCTGTTATGACTGATATCAAGTTCAACAAGAAACGACATAGAGCCAAGAAAAGCGAGACTGAAGATTTCATTTTGGCTGAGGTTTAAAACAGAAAGTTGGGGTGTGGTATTGAATGTTGACTTGTGTATGGTGTGAAGCATATTGCTGGACAAATCTAACTCTTGGAGATGTGCGAATGGTGTAAAGGTAGATAGTTCTGACAGTTTGTTATTGCTCAGTCTCAGATTGAGTAGTTGGGATGAGCCTATCAAATATGTATCATCCCAGGTTGttatgaaatttttatcaagCACCATCTCCTTTAGACTTGACAAAGTTCTAAAACTGGTGAGGTTTCTTATTTGGTTGTTAGTCAAATGtatatactttatattttgatgacCATTGACACCAAATTGTACATTTGTTATCATATTGTCTTCAGCTAGAAGCGAATCCAGCAAGGGAAAATGAAGTAGCGGAAGTGTTTCCAGTTTATTGTGCTTGACACTAAGATGTTCCACTTTTGAGTTATTCCTCCCGtttaatatgttcatttttagCAAGTTGTTGTTACAAAGAATGAGTGTTACTGATGTGAGGAAGGAAgcttcatatttgaaattgattatgtcATTGCCTGTTAAATCTATGTCTATTATGTTTGGAATATTAGTGAATGCTGGTGCACCTATAAACCTTAAATGGTTGTTGTTTAAGAAGATGTGCTTTAtgtctttcatatttttgaagGGCAAGGCATCCACAATGTAATTTCTTTTGAGGTTGATTGTTTCAAGAGAAGGAAGGTGACTGAACACAGTGTCACTGATGCTTCGTATGAAATTGAATTCCAGTGTAAGTGTCTTGAGGTTCTCCATTGGTTGTAGATTGTCCATGTAGTCAACATCATTATGTGATATGTCAAGATCTGATATAGCCATTGGATATGCAAgcatttttgttgaaatatcaGTAATAGCATTTCCTTTCAGATTCAAAACTGATACTCTAAAGTGAATTTGGGGTAGTTTCTCGAGTTTGTTAAATGCTAATTGAAGCAATGAAAGGTCCGTTTGTGAGGTATTACGAAGTATCGGATGATGCAACTTGGTGATATGATTGCGGTTGACTGATATCTCAGTAATAAGAGGTAAGGAACCAAGGTACGGAACGTtctgaagaaaatttgaatCAAGCACGATAAATGCCAGATTTGGCGTGTCATCAAAAGTATTCTCTTCAATGTAGCTTAGTTGATTGTGGGACAGAAGGAGCAAAACCATTTCCCGTTGGCAGGGAAAAGACTCTTTATGTAGTGAAGTGATGAAGTTTCTTCTCAAGTCAAGTTTGCCAACGTCACATCTGAGGGTTTCTGGGACAACATCAAGGTTACGCTCAGTGCATTCCATATTTACTACATAGCCCCTCCTCTCACAGTCACAGACGTTGATACATTGAAAACAGCAAGTAGTTCTCCAACACAAGAATAGAAGATATAGTAAGACATACATGTTCACTTTGATATTGAAGTACATCGATCCGTATGCCAAATATAACAAAAACATAtcattgatatcaatatttttttgaaaactgATTTTACAAATCTGTTCATGAGAAATCACTCTGGAGCTGAGAGGAAATATTCTATTTGTTCCTTctcccctgaaaaaaaatattcttgtgAAGTTAAGAGTAGAATTTCTCCTATGCTATGATTTCCTATCTTCAGAATTGCTTGCTGGAGTGGTCTTTGTTCCAACATGTATTTCCTAATTTGAGAAATTAGTTCTTATAGGACTATAGCTAAAGGTAATTTACCTTGAAAGGCTAATAATACCATTTTAATAAATTTGGATAAATACCTCCCCATCCTATTGTATGCATTTACCAAGCCAAGGGCATTTTTTATGcccattttattatttcatgaaagtaGATGCACTAGTGTAAAGGTTTCTTTTTCAGGAAATACCTTAGGCTATAATGGgtaattaatgaaattatttttcttgattcaaTCTTGGAATGAATAGAAAAGCAGTTGTGAAATAGATGTGTCAATGGCGATTTATCCGTTGGCCTATTACCTCTTTGTTTTAGTACGGGAGCAAAATCTCATAGGAGCCCTATTTAGGGAGTTTGTACCACCCACACCACAGAAAAGGTTTGACATTATAGGGAGATATTATGGACCCTCTTGATTACTGCTAGGTAGCTAGTAGTCTCAAATTGTATCACTTTTTTCTACAGACGAATTCAAAGAGCGAtgtaaaatagcaaaaaaaaaatcaataatcagTAGGGTAAGGTAAAATGTAAGTTCCCATATCTCCGCTTGTATATGTCATGAATACGTCATTCATGTATCAAAATGTTGCTGGGTGACAGCTCTAACATTaacatttaaaagtgaaatttagaTATCAAACCTTCAAAATAGGAATACACCAATATCCACTTCCATCTCAAGTAGATATGAAAAATTGATACGATAAAGTCACCTCATCCTTTTTCCAAGGTTTGTCTATTTCTTggaaatttttttcatttttaagtcCCTATTGAGGCAGATAGCATTTCTACTATGTAGGAAACCATCTTATCTTCATTCGAAACCACTTAGAGAAAAATGAGTAACCTTTTGTATATCTGTTATAAATGAAGAAAAGCTGGCAACCTTCTTCTCACTCAGAGGGGCTGCCAATGTCACCCAGCCACTTTAAGTATTTTGTCTATTAATGTAAATATCTGCCATTTTGAggccccattgaggcaaaaataacatttctgctatgtagtaaaaccacTGTTATTGTCATGAAATCACTGGGACAAAATAGTAGGCTTTTCTCTACCAGCTACGTATAAAGTAGTGCTGGGACATCAAAGCCTCTACCACACAGAGGGCCGCCGAAGTTGCACACCCCTTTTCCGTATTTTCCCTATTAATGCGAAAATGTGCCATTTTAGAGCCCGCAATCAGGCAAAATCCTGTTTTCCTCTGTAAAGCAAGTCACTTAAATACTTTTTGGAGACAGAAGAGCACTTCTTTCTCTATCAGCTGCATAAAACGAAGTGCTAGGAaatcactgaacatcatgtgtgagtttcaggtcacatgatcaaggtcataagtcatgtaaggtcaatgaactttggccaagttgggggtatctgttgaattactatcaaaactttgaaattttattggtctagttcattaaacgtGGGCATCATAGTAATTAAGTTTCACTGAACTGTGAACtgtgaacatcctgtgtgcatttcaggtcacatgaccaaggtcaatgaactttggccaaaatgggggtatctgttgaactacctttaaaactttgaaagtttatggctcttattcatgaaacttagacatgagagtaaccaagtatctttgaacattttgtccaagtttcaggtcacatgaccaaagtcaaaggtcatttaaggtcattgaactttggctattttagaggtaattatAAGATTGccgtcataactttcaaagtgtatagatatagtgtataaaatgtggatataggggtaatcaagtttcactgacaagttttaggtcacatgatcaaggtcaaaggtcaagttgCACTAAATGTCACAAAAGCTCATGATTGGATCAAAACAATGCTCAATTACGCCGCTTTAGAGCTAgaattatgatcagaaaatacaatttcgtTGATAAACCCATTCACAGATGGGAAAGAAGGAAGTGACTCTGTGATTATGGAGTGTGCAACGCGAATTCAAGAACCTTAGGCGATGGCCATGCATGTGTTAACTGTGATGCTATTGTCATAGTTTGTGAACAAGTTTTATACATAGTGACTTGAAATAAGtggtatgaaaataatgaaatcgaTCATACAGCATTCATAAAGGTCATTTGTGACTGTCCGTAGCATATAATTAATACCCTGTTCACTCACACTATTGCAAGGTTAGTACTAGTATACTAACCTCTCATAAGGAACTGCGTTTGGCAGTAGATTTCTAAGTAGTGGGTCGCACGTGTTACGACATCACTTCTGGTGTCCACAACACATGACCTCTatgctttgatttttctgttcgTAGCAgcatgtaatgaacccttgagtgATACCCCGTTGTATGTCCGGATTTGCCAAAGCTAGTCTTAGCCTTGCCCTAGAGGTCTctgtgatgatatttttttatgattttgatattaatgTCATTACATCACGGAGCCTTGCCAGGTATATGAGACTATGCCTCGCGAACTTTGTACACAAGAAGGGAATTTCCTTCATATTTAACAATGCAACTGCCGATtgcatttttaacaaaaatttcatgaaattacatATCTTTATACACCTAATCCTTATAAAGGTATGACCATTTTGgacagaaaataagaaaaatgagagGTTTCTTACCACACCGATCTCGTGTATCCATTCATAAACACTGCAAATACGTAGGCTTGACTTAACCACTTTGTATTGGCGTTGCTTCGATGAGCGATGTTATGAAATGCCGCTTTGAAGACCAtgttatagataaaaattattgtaaaatttaaattttgattgtaaataaatattactATTGCTCGTAACATAATATACTTGATGTACAGTGGTGTATATTGCTTCAAGATTTTATACTTTTTCTGTGACATTTCTTGCACATTTCATTGtaagttatttcatttttaccgTCGAAATCAgaaatcaaaatctaaaaaatatttgatttaaattcaCGACATCAAGGTGTTCCTTAAACTTGCAGATTTGCAGACTTATTATTTGCTGAgtatattttgttattctttattcattatttgtctttattctgctgttattttatttcagattttttatatttcaagagCTCTTGTAGttgccaatttttttattttggtaagtattcatatgtatttatttttattgtttattcatttattttcattgtatgtGGATTTGTATTTCAATAGAAACAAGTATTGTAacaaattttttgttttttgctctaTGAATTTTAGGCCTTCGATAATAGAGTTGAGCAAAAGAACTTGAATAATTTATAACTGCAGTGGCAATAACAAATATGTGTGttatgggtaaaaaaaatcttctttagtaaaaaatatgtttttggtTATAGTATTGTGTTAACTATACAAAACTCCTATTTTGAGGTAGTACCAGTATATGAATTAGAAACATGCTTATGCAAACTTGTATTTTCCAACTTATGACATACACTCACAGCTCTTTGACCACCACCTGAAATCCTAGTAAAATGAACAGAGGGGATTCGGTGGTCCGCGTCAAGGTAATAACTTCATGGGAGGGggcggaggaggaggaggactCATCCCACACAACAACCCGCCAAACCACCTATCGATTGGCACCAGCACAAACAACCAGGATCCTGCAGCGAAGGCTTCCCGCATCTTCATTGGCAACCTCAACCCCCTGCATTCCGATAGGCAGAAGATTTATGAGATCTTCCGGGAGTATGGCACCATCACCGGTATGTCCATCCAAAAAGGGTATGGATTCATTCAGTTCACTTCAGAGCTCGAGGCCAGAGCTGCAGTGGAGGCCGAGCACGGGAGGAGGTTGGGAACGCACAATGCTCAACATCTAGGTAAGTGATGAGCTGAAGAAATTCTTTCAAAAGCTTATCAGCTCGGTCAgtatcatgatgataaaatgataatattgactACACATGCAGGATTATCAATTCCAGTATCTGCTTGAGTTGTTTCTTTAATTTTACATACAAGATTGTTTTGCTCATATCCATGTGTTTTCTAAGAACCTTTTCTTGTGCATTCTTTTCCCCAAGGGAGATTGCTTTTGCTTAATGTACTTGATGTCGTGCATATAAATAATGCATTGTAAATTCACAGATATATGCAGctttgatatttcattgataCTAATTCATGCTTTTCTAAAATGAGTAAAGGTTATTGAAATTGAGTTTGATcatttaataattatgattgcATGCATCATTGATGATATCGAAGATAATTTCATGTGAATGATTGATTGTTTCTGTCTTTCAGATTTACGTGTTGCCAGTGAGCCTGATGAAAACAGACCAGTTGGATTCAAAAGAGCTTTTGGAGAGTATGCTAATTTGTAAGTTTACATGTAATgtcaaaaatacatttcagaTTATAGATATATGAAACAGTTGTTGATGTTTTTAGAATTGTAATACAGTTTTTTTCTAcagtttttttcttcagtttaatTCATGATTGAGTAAAGTGAATGTGATAAACACtgtttttattgggggggggggggtgggaggggtCAAAATAACATGATTAAGCAAATAACATGATTAAAGGCAGGCATGGGTAATTCAGAAGTTTAACACCCATGAATACAGATcacaatgtttgaaaaaataccAAACAACCCCCTGCCATCCAGTGCGACAATGCTGAATGTCATGTCCACGTGCAcacattggcccgaattcacaaatgtggttttgaaaacccacggttgagtccatggtttatgcagatttcctgtataaattacacttaatttaGCGCATATCAGGCGCTTGTATAAatcatgtccaatgctgatgcgcgcgtttgtcacagtgcgccaattTGACGCCTGTAaccatggttagatatgctattttattcatgagtctactgtttgaagagtggactcatgaataaaaacagtggactcatgaataaattagcgtatctaaccatggtaacaggcgtcaatttggcgcaatgTGACAAATgcacgcatcagcattggacatgttttatacacgcgtCCGAACGCTGTAAATTAAGCTTAGTTTatataggaaatctgcataaaccatggactcagccgtgggttttcaaaaccacctttgtgaattcgggcaaTTAAGTTTTCCTTGATTTCTTGTGCCACTCTTTGCTATGGTTTCTTCTTCTCTCGTCCTCTTAAAAGGGGGAAAGTATAATTATACTTCAGTGTATTTAATGCATTTGAGCTTTTGAAATAGCTGAAACACAGGTATGTTATTGAATAAACCTGCTTAAAATATGCATGTGTTAAAGATAACATTGATGTTATATCttacattttatgaaacagtGAGTTCTATGACCCAGGTTTATTACCTGCTCAACCGTCAGCTGCCAAGAGACGTAGATTCCAAGATCCTACATTGGATGATGAAAGGAGTGGAGATGGTATGTTCACTcagaatattttgtaattttgtgtaGATGTTTTGCAATAAACCTCTGCAACAAGCCATGTGAGATTCAGTTTGTGTACAGAATTCCATGGAATATAAAGTGACAATGATTATTACCAAGGCAGGAGGTATTTCTTGTTGCTATTAAAGCTGAAATAAGCTTTTGATCAGTCAATGGGATGTTGTGAGAGTAGATGAAAATATCCTTTACATGAATTTGttgataatgaaaacaaatatatgtattCCAATGTTCTCTGTAGAACCATCAACAATTTAAAGCATGATGGAAATTCTGAAACCCAAGCCAAACTCAAAACATGAGTTCATACCTTGAACCAACACTGACATAATTTGTACTCCGCATATCATCCAGAAGTTAGACCCTATCATACATCCttgtcttttattttgttttctgagaAATTGTTGCAACAGTTGCATTTACAATTGTCCAGAAAGCCAGCTGTAGTTTCCAACAGTATCTGTACATGGACAAGACACAAATTGATAATAACAACGAGTACAAATGTATTCTGATGTTTTCCTCTGTAGATCCACCAACAATTTAAAGGATGATGGATTTTCTGAAAACTATTAAGGCAAACTGAAAACACGATTTCATACCTTGAACCAACACTGAAATAAATTGTTATCTGGAACTTAGAccctttatattttattttgttttctgatgAAATTGTTGTAACAGTTACATTACCAATTATCTTGTAAGCCAATTGTAGTTTCCCACAGTATCTGTACATGGACAagacacaaattgttaatgatAAGTACCAATGTATTCTGATGTTTTCCTCTGTAGATCCACCAACAATTTAAAGGATGATGGATTTTCTGAAAACTAAGGCAaactgaaaacatgatttcatacCTTGAACCAAcactgaaataaattgtaatcCAATCCGGAACTTAGACCCTTACCTtgtgttttatttaattttctgagaaattgTTGTAACAGTTGCATTACCAATTATCTTGTAAGCCAATTGTAGTTTCCAGCAGTATCTGTAGATGGACAagacacaaattgttaatgaaGAGTAccaatgtattctattgttttcctCTGTAGAACCACCAGCATGGGTGTGTGCCATCTGCAAGCACGTTGAAGTCTCACCCTGGGAGTTGATGAAGCATGCCGCTGCCGTTCACCAGCTGCTTATCTATGACCTGAAGGCGGGGAACAAGAACAAGACTGGCAATGGAACCATATAGAGACAATCCATCTTGCCAACATGCAGCTTATAAAGAGGTGGGGGGATACTCTGAAATGGGGCTGCCGAGGGTGTGGTTCTGTATTAGCGCACCAAGTAAAGGTAGGAAAAGGACAAATTGTTCTATAATATTACACATAGGCTAGTGTTTTCAAAGATTCTATGAAGTCATTATGGATTTGAATCCTTttccttaaagaaaaaaataaaaatgcatataaaTGGTTCTTACTAGTAAAATAGACAGTTATCTCAGCCACTTTTCACAGATTCTTTGTATGCATTATTTTCAATAGTACTAGTAAGTGAAGAGAATATAACctttataccatggtcacatttgttctacggcggccgtacggcgagtcgaaaacagtattaatttttattcaaaccacctatatgtagctggtacaaaagtgttaaaacggctgttttcgactcgctgtacggccgccgtagaacaaatgtgaccatggcataacTCTCAATTGTGTAGTTTGAATATATGCATCTCtatatttgaaatatacatgttaaTGCCATTGTGGCGAAAATGGTGCATAAGTAAATGAagcataacattttttcttcaaatcctaGTGTCAAATTAACACTGGCTTTGTACACATTTACTCTCTAATGTGGACATATTTATTAGCATACATCCATGATCAAAGACTGGAGTGTAAGTCCTTTCCAGTgacaatattgatattttgaagatgtCTTGTTGTAGAGCAAAAGCTAACCAAGATCTTGGATTGTCATGGACTTAGTATTTCACCAATTAGTATAGGTTGTATACTAATGAATGCATGTTagtaatcatatctgattggaTCCATGTGTATCAGACGTGTGGAAATGGGTCTATATTATGATATTATCTGTAGGAGTTTTACACATACTAGGCCTTATACACTGCAATACTAGATCATCATGTTGATATTGTATTCCTCATTCTGATTTCTGAAACATTTCCTGAGGTTTTATAGTGTATTATAAAATTAGAATGTTTACCATTAATGACCATTATATTTAGAtattgattcattgattgaGCATCTTAATGATTAAATGTTTATAGCATGGAATATAATAGACCtatgatgtaaaatataaacAAGTATTATAAAGGGAAACTGAATGTAATGAAAACAAACTGAATAGCGATATAATAGTGATATATTGAAAACAACAAACTGTATAATATTGTGTGAGTTGTCTGTATAAATGTTGGTTAGGGTTAGATTCATACTAGTTAGTTTTTCTTTGGTCAAACCAAgctagatattttttttctttttttaaatgttttttgttttagtgTATGACGAACATATTTCCATATGCAGTTGCATAGCAAAGGTCTGTTTGAACACCATGTTTTGTATTGTACAGTATATTAACACCATAAAATGGTATATCATATGTTCTAAACCGTTGTGTGACCTTAATGAGCTTCATGAATAGGCAACATAAAattgttatgtacatgtattattca is a window of Lytechinus variegatus isolate NC3 chromosome 2, Lvar_3.0, whole genome shotgun sequence DNA encoding:
- the LOC121409732 gene encoding RNA-binding Raly-like protein; the protein is MTDIKFNKKRHRAKKSETEDFILAERGFGGPRQGNNFMGGGGGGGGLIPHNNPPNHLSIGTSTNNQDPAAKASRIFIGNLNPLHSDRQKIYEIFREYGTITGMSIQKGYGFIQFTSELEARAAVEAEHGRRLGTHNAQHLDLRVASEPDENRPVGFKRAFGEYANFEFYDPGLLPAQPSAAKRRRFQDPTLDDERSGDEPPAWVCAICKHVEVSPWELMKHAAAVHQLLIYDLKAGNKNKTGNGTI